Proteins encoded together in one uncultured Desulfobacter sp. window:
- the fliD gene encoding flagellar filament capping protein FliD gives MATGTITSLGLGSDLDLQSLLDTQREADETIAGMTLDDIEELQAQEEALSSVQSQLLTMKSSALNLSLSSTYLYRSVASSNDEITTATVLDGTEIGSHTVNTSRLASASSYMSDGFASASATVYVPTTQQSSDSYGAVTDTVLEDGQTLTISYGNEDDPQTFTITGTAGGMTVEDLVSAVNDDATISQYVTASTYTDEDGIHIQIESATGTTGEDGRVDVEGSDGVTSFTAPKEELSLTVGDGEIFTFSVPAEISLEDLAERINETEDNPGVTATVIYTGTGDNPYQLVLEADETGEDNRINIISQPDGLGLNESNGRGYTMTGENAIAFEAAVTIDNTNNTIAFEEVNGDGQAVSLTAEIDAGDYATAEELAEAVEKALENASKEDGNNADYQVDIDADTGLMSISEAGTLESVTVDWENTDSTAAATLGFAENQTITPMDASLNSMLTVDGITYQRQKNSGVDDIIEGVALKLYATGSTTITVENDTEDIVTELTSLVETYNTLLTEINENDDYDDNEETWGTLARSSTVKTLKQTLQDLITTTVDTNGSITSLLDIGFEINNDGSITLDEDALNETLNSSYDDVVALLRGTDDEEGLGDILNDSFGSYALSGGYLQDEIDTLEDKVDRLGDDYQEDMERIEKKYERMAAEYTELDSYLSEIANTQSYIDTMMSTNDD, from the coding sequence ATGGCAACCGGTACCATCACCTCACTTGGACTTGGGTCTGACCTTGATCTTCAAAGTTTGTTGGACACCCAGAGAGAAGCAGATGAAACCATTGCAGGCATGACCCTGGACGACATTGAAGAACTACAGGCCCAAGAGGAGGCACTCTCTTCAGTCCAAAGTCAGCTTCTAACCATGAAATCCAGTGCGTTGAACCTCTCCTTATCTTCGACCTATCTTTACCGAAGCGTCGCGTCATCTAACGACGAAATAACAACTGCAACAGTCCTTGACGGAACAGAGATCGGCAGCCACACCGTTAACACCTCCCGCCTTGCATCTGCCAGTTCATACATGTCGGATGGGTTTGCCTCTGCATCAGCCACCGTCTATGTGCCCACCACCCAGCAATCCAGCGATAGCTACGGCGCGGTGACGGATACGGTTTTAGAAGACGGCCAGACACTGACGATCAGTTACGGCAACGAAGATGATCCTCAAACGTTTACCATTACCGGCACAGCCGGCGGCATGACCGTTGAAGACCTGGTCTCTGCCGTCAATGATGACGCAACCATCAGTCAATATGTAACCGCGTCAACCTACACAGATGAAGACGGTATACATATTCAGATTGAGTCCGCTACAGGAACCACAGGAGAAGATGGTCGCGTTGATGTAGAAGGCTCCGACGGGGTCACCTCTTTCACGGCTCCCAAAGAAGAACTCTCATTAACGGTGGGAGACGGTGAAATTTTTACTTTTTCAGTGCCGGCGGAAATCTCACTTGAAGACCTGGCAGAGCGTATCAACGAAACGGAAGACAATCCCGGCGTAACGGCAACAGTCATTTATACAGGCACAGGGGACAACCCATATCAGCTCGTTCTCGAAGCCGACGAAACCGGAGAAGACAACAGAATAAACATCATTAGTCAGCCGGACGGGTTAGGTTTAAACGAATCAAACGGCAGAGGCTACACAATGACCGGGGAGAACGCCATAGCCTTTGAAGCCGCCGTAACCATTGACAACACAAATAATACCATTGCTTTTGAAGAGGTAAATGGAGACGGCCAAGCAGTTTCTTTGACCGCGGAAATTGATGCAGGGGATTACGCGACCGCGGAAGAATTAGCTGAAGCGGTTGAAAAAGCACTTGAAAATGCATCCAAAGAAGATGGAAACAATGCGGATTATCAGGTAGACATTGACGCTGATACCGGCCTAATGTCCATTTCAGAGGCCGGGACCCTTGAAAGCGTTACTGTTGACTGGGAAAATACAGATAGTACAGCAGCTGCCACCCTGGGATTTGCGGAGAACCAAACCATAACACCCATGGACGCCTCGCTGAATTCCATGCTCACCGTTGACGGAATCACTTACCAGCGCCAGAAAAATTCAGGAGTTGACGATATTATTGAAGGTGTGGCCTTAAAGCTTTACGCTACAGGTTCAACCACCATTACCGTAGAAAACGACACCGAAGACATTGTAACTGAATTAACGTCACTTGTTGAGACCTACAACACGCTTCTGACCGAAATTAATGAGAACGATGATTACGACGACAATGAGGAAACCTGGGGAACCCTGGCTAGAAGCTCCACCGTTAAAACCTTGAAGCAGACCCTTCAGGATCTGATTACAACGACTGTGGACACAAATGGATCTATCACCAGCCTATTAGACATCGGTTTTGAAATTAACAATGACGGCTCTATTACCCTTGACGAAGACGCCTTAAATGAAACATTAAACAGCAGTTATGATGATGTTGTAGCGCTGCTTAGGGGAACAGATGACGAGGAAGGGCTGGGGGATATTCTCAATGATTCCTTTGGCAGCTATGCCTTATCCGGTGGATATCTTCAAGATGAAATCGATACCCTTGAAGATAAAGTAGATCGGCTGGGAGATGACTACCAAGAGGATATGGAACGTATTGAAAAAAAATATGAAAGAATGGCAGCGGAATACACGGAGTTGGACTCTTATCTTTCAGAAATAGCCAATACACAAAGTTACATTGATACAATGATGTCCACAAATGATGATTAA
- the qrcD gene encoding menaquinone reductase integral membrane subunit QrcD, whose amino-acid sequence MLDDALIPEGAKRCAFPIFMIGIIIVGAVLLWGVYAMFLCWFKGLNQTNMNDYYGFALWIWADLAVIAVGGGAFFTGLLKYIFKVDDLKNIINFAVIIGFICYSSALLILAIDIGQPLRGWFIFWHANVHSMLTEVAYCLSCYFAVLTIEFIPNILENRQANKVPFFHHLAHNMHEVMAVFAATGAFLSFFHQGSLGGVAGVMFGRPFAYREGLLIWPWTFFLFTWSAAAFGPCFTLLVTKITEMITGKKLVGDKTVNLLAKISGWMITTYMIAKIIDTIYWAYVTAPSMGFKLGHFYSNNGFYGYWILITEVILCGVVPGLLLINRSTRENPTARTVAIILGVIGVCLNRWVMVLQIMAVPVMSFDTWALYIPSWQEVATTILPVAYGIILIAVAYRYLPVFPQELELNESAEAAQN is encoded by the coding sequence ATGTTAGATGATGCATTAATACCCGAAGGCGCCAAGCGGTGTGCATTCCCGATATTCATGATTGGGATCATTATTGTGGGTGCTGTTTTACTCTGGGGCGTTTATGCCATGTTCCTGTGCTGGTTTAAAGGTCTAAACCAGACCAATATGAACGACTACTACGGATTCGCCTTGTGGATTTGGGCTGACCTGGCCGTTATTGCTGTTGGTGGTGGTGCTTTTTTTACGGGTCTTTTGAAATATATTTTCAAGGTTGATGACCTGAAAAATATTATCAATTTCGCTGTGATCATTGGGTTCATCTGTTATAGTTCAGCCCTGCTGATCCTGGCCATTGATATTGGGCAGCCGTTGCGCGGCTGGTTTATTTTCTGGCATGCCAATGTACATTCCATGCTTACCGAGGTCGCCTATTGTCTGTCCTGCTATTTTGCAGTGTTGACCATTGAATTTATTCCCAACATCCTGGAAAACCGCCAGGCCAACAAGGTGCCGTTTTTTCACCACCTGGCGCATAACATGCACGAGGTGATGGCCGTATTTGCTGCCACCGGTGCTTTTTTGAGTTTTTTCCATCAGGGTTCTCTGGGTGGTGTGGCCGGCGTTATGTTTGGCCGTCCTTTTGCCTACCGTGAAGGTCTTTTGATCTGGCCCTGGACCTTTTTTCTGTTTACCTGGTCTGCTGCGGCATTTGGCCCCTGCTTCACCTTGCTGGTGACCAAAATTACGGAAATGATCACAGGTAAAAAGCTGGTAGGGGATAAAACAGTCAATCTGTTGGCAAAAATTTCTGGGTGGATGATTACCACCTATATGATCGCCAAGATCATTGATACCATTTACTGGGCGTACGTTACTGCACCTTCTATGGGCTTTAAGCTTGGCCATTTTTACAGCAATAATGGATTCTACGGATACTGGATCTTGATTACAGAAGTAATTTTGTGCGGTGTTGTGCCGGGGCTGCTTCTTATTAATAGAAGTACCCGGGAAAATCCGACCGCCCGCACCGTGGCCATCATCCTTGGCGTTATAGGTGTATGTTTGAACCGCTGGGTTATGGTGCTTCAGATAATGGCCGTACCTGTAATGTCCTTTGACACTTGGGCATTGTACATTCCAAGCTGGCAGGAAGTGGCGACCACTATTTTGCCTGTTGCCTACGGGATTATTCTGATTGCCGTTGCATATCGGTATCTGCCGGTATTTCCCCAGGAATTGGAACTTAACGAATCTGCCGAAGCGGCGCAAAACTAA
- the qrcC gene encoding menaquinone reductase iron-sulfur cluster-binding subunit QrcC, with the protein MIENKKVHKFGMVIDLDKCTGCGACMVSCMSENNVPFKEDESNKKDSITWMRVYKLTNGKSFPETEVVYLPRPCQHCGGIGDHGHSPCVSVCPATATDYGYDTGIVSQIYTRCFGCRYCMGACPYHARYFNWWDPKWPEGMENYLSPNVSPRMRGVVEKCSFCYHRYQLAREKAIVEDRDIEEMEYQTACTTACPAGAIVFGDLNNPAHKVHQIVKPDPHPDPMNHKVVGKSRNPKVFRLLERLGTNTKVYYMSDREWVRKAGDNYLKGEWENVKTHHGASSSHG; encoded by the coding sequence ATGATAGAAAATAAAAAAGTCCATAAGTTCGGAATGGTTATTGATCTGGACAAATGCACGGGATGCGGTGCCTGTATGGTCTCGTGCATGTCCGAGAATAACGTTCCGTTTAAGGAGGATGAATCCAACAAAAAGGACAGCATCACCTGGATGCGGGTGTACAAACTGACCAATGGAAAGTCCTTTCCTGAAACAGAAGTTGTTTATCTGCCCCGTCCCTGCCAGCACTGTGGTGGTATTGGTGATCATGGTCATTCTCCCTGCGTGTCCGTATGCCCTGCTACAGCAACCGATTATGGTTATGATACAGGTATTGTCAGCCAGATCTATACCCGCTGCTTTGGCTGTCGGTACTGCATGGGAGCTTGCCCATACCATGCCAGATACTTTAACTGGTGGGATCCAAAATGGCCCGAGGGTATGGAAAATTACTTGAGTCCCAATGTGTCACCGCGTATGCGTGGTGTGGTTGAGAAATGCTCCTTTTGCTATCACAGGTATCAACTGGCCCGGGAAAAGGCCATTGTTGAAGACCGTGACATAGAAGAGATGGAGTATCAGACCGCATGCACCACCGCATGTCCGGCTGGTGCCATTGTGTTTGGTGACCTGAACAACCCTGCTCACAAGGTCCATCAGATTGTTAAACCCGACCCCCATCCCGACCCCATGAATCATAAAGTTGTGGGTAAATCCAGAAACCCGAAAGTTTTCAGGTTGCTTGAACGTCTCGGCACCAACACCAAGGTGTATTACATGTCTGATCGGGAATGGGTCAGAAAGGCCGGAGATAACTACCTTAAAGGTGAGTGGGAAAATGTTAAAACCCATCATGGGGCGTCTTCATCCCATGGTTAA
- the qrcB gene encoding menaquinone reductase molybdopterin-binding-like subunit QrcB — protein sequence MKIDRRSFLGLGLGAAAGIALSPVGVKLTDDSSIWTQNWPWTPVPEDGEITYDQSVCGLCPGACGISVRKINGRPVKIEGLDDYPINYGGACLHGIAGLQYLYDPARIKTPLKKNGNKFEKISWDEAIALVAGKLGEIRESGSPESLGLITSAGNGSMPQLFKRFMAAFGSANTYTMPSLESNLALTAATLHSANRSLGFDLDNSDFILSFGAAIIEGWGAPVACIRANASRHERKAKLVQVDYRMSNTACAADKIIAVKPGTEADLALGLSAVLLEKTKIAKDLLSGDESKAAFADMLKKEYTLDKVEQLTGVKAADIEALAMAFIKAKAPVAVPGKGRGDMGQNLREFAAVQALNALAGRLNKEGGVFVMWPAGYLSFPESVIDDVAEQGAGKAKLAGSVNELVDKLETDGGLSALFIYNANPCYALNNPEKVKAAMDKVGFKVSFSSFMDETALKSDVILPASIFLERLEDVASGAGLAKTVVGLCRPMVKPIFDTKHPGDALILLAQAMGDSMAESFAWDSYDACLEEVTEKVWDTLSEDGYVVIDDKPPVGTPTTDFTFLASATKVAETMGEGDYTLVPVDKMRLAGGSMTSSPFAVKTVSDTVIAGKFSVVEINPASAGALKDGDIAVLKTAMGTAKVKIGLNKGIMPGVIGMPRGLGHTFNNPYVAGKGVNVNDLIGPVIEPGSGLDAAFGVKASLSKA from the coding sequence ATGAAAATTGACAGACGAAGCTTCTTGGGATTGGGACTTGGCGCGGCAGCCGGCATTGCGCTTTCCCCTGTGGGTGTCAAGCTGACAGATGATTCTTCCATCTGGACCCAGAATTGGCCCTGGACCCCTGTTCCTGAAGACGGCGAAATAACCTATGACCAATCCGTATGCGGCCTGTGCCCAGGTGCCTGCGGTATCAGCGTCAGAAAAATAAACGGACGGCCTGTTAAGATCGAAGGCTTGGACGATTATCCGATAAATTACGGTGGTGCCTGTCTTCACGGCATTGCCGGGTTGCAGTATCTTTATGATCCTGCCAGAATCAAAACCCCGTTAAAGAAAAACGGAAACAAGTTTGAAAAAATTTCCTGGGATGAGGCCATCGCTCTTGTCGCTGGGAAATTGGGTGAGATTCGTGAGAGCGGTTCACCTGAATCCCTCGGTCTGATCACTAGTGCAGGCAACGGTTCCATGCCTCAGCTTTTTAAACGCTTTATGGCGGCTTTCGGCTCTGCCAATACCTACACCATGCCAAGCCTTGAATCCAACCTGGCGTTGACGGCTGCAACCCTGCACAGCGCCAACCGGAGTCTTGGGTTTGATCTGGACAATTCTGATTTTATTTTAAGCTTTGGTGCGGCTATTATTGAGGGATGGGGAGCGCCTGTTGCCTGTATCCGGGCCAATGCCTCAAGACATGAACGCAAGGCCAAGCTTGTACAGGTGGATTACAGAATGTCCAATACTGCCTGTGCCGCTGATAAGATTATAGCCGTGAAACCCGGCACCGAAGCCGATCTGGCTTTAGGGCTTTCTGCGGTACTGCTTGAAAAAACAAAGATAGCAAAAGATTTGCTTTCCGGAGACGAAAGCAAAGCAGCTTTTGCTGATATGCTGAAAAAAGAATATACTCTCGACAAAGTCGAGCAGCTTACAGGTGTTAAAGCTGCGGATATTGAAGCCCTTGCCATGGCGTTCATCAAGGCCAAGGCACCTGTTGCCGTGCCTGGAAAGGGCAGGGGGGACATGGGGCAAAACCTTCGTGAATTCGCTGCAGTCCAGGCCCTTAATGCTCTGGCAGGCCGCCTGAATAAAGAAGGCGGTGTGTTTGTCATGTGGCCTGCCGGTTATTTGAGTTTTCCTGAAAGTGTCATAGACGATGTTGCAGAACAAGGCGCAGGTAAGGCCAAGCTTGCTGGTTCCGTTAATGAACTGGTTGACAAACTTGAAACGGATGGGGGGCTTTCCGCCCTGTTTATTTACAATGCCAATCCATGCTATGCTTTGAACAATCCTGAAAAAGTAAAAGCTGCCATGGACAAGGTTGGATTCAAAGTCAGCTTTAGTTCATTCATGGATGAAACGGCCCTTAAATCTGACGTCATTCTGCCGGCATCCATTTTTCTTGAACGCCTCGAAGATGTTGCTTCCGGCGCAGGGCTCGCTAAAACAGTCGTGGGGCTGTGTCGGCCCATGGTTAAACCCATATTTGACACCAAACATCCTGGAGATGCACTGATCCTTCTTGCCCAGGCGATGGGAGACAGCATGGCGGAAAGTTTTGCATGGGACTCCTATGACGCCTGTCTTGAAGAAGTCACGGAAAAAGTTTGGGATACCCTGTCCGAAGACGGGTATGTCGTTATTGATGACAAGCCGCCTGTGGGAACCCCAACAACTGATTTTACCTTTCTTGCTTCTGCAACTAAAGTTGCCGAAACCATGGGAGAAGGCGATTATACATTGGTCCCTGTTGATAAAATGCGACTTGCAGGCGGTTCAATGACATCTTCACCTTTTGCTGTTAAAACCGTTTCCGATACGGTCATTGCAGGCAAATTTAGTGTGGTTGAAATTAATCCGGCCTCTGCAGGTGCCTTGAAAGACGGAGATATTGCTGTCCTTAAAACCGCCATGGGAACGGCAAAGGTGAAAATTGGCCTTAATAAAGGCATCATGCCCGGCGTGATTGGTATGCCAAGGGGACTTGGACACACCTTCAATAATCCTTATGTGGCCGGTAAAGGTGTCAATGTCAATGATCTGATCGGCCCGGTCATCGAGCCTGGTTCAGGACTGGATGCTGCCTTTGGAGTTAAAGCCTCCCTTTCCAAGGCGTAA
- the qrcA gene encoding menaquinone reductase multiheme cytochrome c subunit QrcA — protein MSELENKANDGPGDGAHHGTNNGPKDDKGLGLGVIFFMGAFLVCFLSGWLLFPKLLYSKKEQPFNFDHSLHVEETGDCETCHFLREDGTFSGIPGIEACMECHTDEPMGETDDEAVFAEEYVAQGKEVPWLIYAKQPDCVYFSHAAHTVAGGMDCKTCHGHIGESSSSRPYEENRITGYSRDIWGKNIWGIKKNSWDRMKMDDCAACHLEEMGHKGYCFQCHK, from the coding sequence ATGAGCGAGTTAGAAAACAAAGCAAACGATGGTCCTGGGGATGGTGCACACCATGGCACCAACAACGGTCCAAAAGATGACAAAGGGTTAGGCCTTGGTGTCATCTTTTTTATGGGGGCATTTCTGGTATGTTTCCTGTCGGGCTGGCTGCTGTTTCCAAAATTGCTTTATTCAAAAAAGGAGCAGCCGTTTAATTTCGATCACAGCCTTCACGTCGAAGAAACAGGTGATTGTGAAACCTGCCATTTTCTCAGAGAAGATGGTACTTTCTCCGGAATCCCGGGCATAGAAGCCTGTATGGAATGCCATACGGATGAACCCATGGGTGAAACCGACGACGAAGCCGTGTTTGCCGAGGAGTATGTGGCCCAAGGCAAAGAAGTGCCCTGGCTGATTTATGCTAAACAGCCTGATTGCGTCTATTTTTCCCATGCAGCTCATACCGTTGCAGGCGGCATGGATTGTAAGACTTGCCATGGTCACATTGGTGAGTCCTCATCTTCGCGGCCCTATGAGGAAAATAGAATTACCGGCTACAGCCGTGATATCTGGGGCAAAAATATCTGGGGGATCAAAAAGAATTCCTGGGATCGCATGAAGATGGATGATTGTGCGGCTTGCCACTTGGAAGAAATGGGTCACAAAGGCTACTGCTTCCAGTGCCACAAGTAA